The Flavobacterium jumunjinense genome includes a region encoding these proteins:
- a CDS encoding 3'-5' exonuclease has translation MELKLNRPICFFDLETTGIDVARDRIVEISIFKVFPNGNKESKTWLVNPTIPIPAQTTAVHGITDEKVANEPTFKELASHVFNMIKDSDLAGFNSDRFDIPLLAEEMLRAGVDFDMKNSVSVDVQTIFHKKEERTLSAAYKFYCNQSLENAHSAEADTMATYEILKAQLDRYDDLENDMKTLSEFTTRKKSVDFAGFIALNKEEKEIFSFGKHKGVLVEEVLEKEPGYYSWLQNADFPLYTKKVLTAIKLRKLNTKL, from the coding sequence ATGGAATTAAAACTGAATAGACCGATTTGTTTTTTTGATCTTGAAACTACAGGAATTGATGTTGCAAGAGATAGAATTGTAGAAATTTCTATTTTTAAAGTGTTTCCAAATGGAAATAAAGAAAGTAAAACATGGTTGGTAAATCCAACAATTCCAATTCCAGCACAAACAACTGCAGTTCATGGAATCACAGATGAAAAAGTTGCGAATGAACCAACATTTAAAGAATTAGCTTCTCATGTGTTTAATATGATTAAAGATTCTGATTTGGCAGGTTTTAATTCTGATCGTTTTGATATTCCTTTGCTTGCTGAAGAAATGCTTAGAGCTGGTGTCGATTTTGACATGAAGAATAGCGTTTCTGTAGATGTGCAAACTATTTTTCATAAAAAAGAAGAAAGAACACTTAGTGCTGCTTATAAATTTTATTGCAACCAAAGTCTTGAAAATGCACATAGTGCAGAAGCGGATACAATGGCAACCTATGAAATTTTGAAAGCACAGTTAGATAGGTATGATGATTTAGAAAACGATATGAAAACGTTGTCTGAATTTACAACACGAAAAAAATCGGTTGATTTTGCAGGATTTATAGCTTTAAATAAAGAAGAAAAAGAGATCTTTTCTTTTGGGAAGCATAAAGGAGTTCTTGTTGAAGAAGTACTAGAAAAAGAACCAGGTTATTATAGTTGGTTG
- a CDS encoding DUF2306 domain-containing protein, translating to MKKIVKENLTFRDVLKFLLLVVYGYFTYLLLLITIQYIPLRFDVAFLRIKYEEIQLLHYKIAFFTHVYSSIFLMLMGWVQFSKKMRQKYNRLHKGLGKLYVFVILFVSGPSGLVMSYHANGGIVAQVAFVLLSILWLVFTCLSYYYIRKQNFKKHREFAIRSFALTLSAVSLRLFKFIIVFLLQTPPMDTYRIVSWLGWTFNLIIAEVILFYLLKNKNINGIKTE from the coding sequence ATGAAAAAAATAGTAAAAGAAAATCTAACTTTTAGAGATGTATTGAAGTTTTTGCTTCTTGTTGTTTATGGATATTTTACATACTTGTTGTTGCTGATAACAATACAATACATTCCTCTACGTTTTGATGTGGCTTTTTTAAGAATAAAGTATGAAGAAATTCAGTTGTTACATTATAAAATCGCTTTTTTTACACATGTGTATTCTAGTATTTTTTTAATGTTAATGGGTTGGGTACAGTTCTCAAAAAAGATGCGTCAGAAATACAATAGGCTTCATAAAGGTCTTGGGAAGTTATATGTTTTTGTAATTCTATTTGTTTCTGGGCCATCTGGTTTAGTAATGAGTTATCACGCAAACGGAGGAATTGTAGCGCAAGTAGCTTTTGTTTTGCTTTCTATACTTTGGTTGGTTTTTACTTGCTTGAGTTATTATTACATAAGAAAACAAAATTTTAAAAAACACAGAGAATTTGCAATAAGAAGTTTCGCATTAACATTATCTGCTGTTTCTCTTAGATTGTTTAAATTCATTATTGTATTTTTGCTTCAAACACCGCCAATGGATACATATAGAATTGTTTCTTGGCTAGGATGGACTTTTAATTTAATAATAGCAGAAGTTATACTATTTTATCTTCTTAAAAATAAAAATATAAATGGAATTAAAACTGAATAG
- a CDS encoding YARHG domain-containing protein, whose amino-acid sequence MSNKITISIDKITGDLVEGHSVVAGNNRPFSGSINFVDGSYIFEVKELGDDKYDGEFNFEIGKNDSVVSGKWKAYKKVETHERKYDLTKKIFNYNPNNKLTNVYVDWEKKKSKMVQEEYDGHVENYLQEEYFATTEKVFNLNPSSALLTKKEVENLSKADIYVLRNSIYAKHGYSFKNRQLRAFFDKHEWYIPVHTNIKEDLTEIEKNNIKLLLVYEKNAEEYYDEFGRG is encoded by the coding sequence ATGAGCAATAAAATTACGATATCTATAGATAAGATAACAGGCGATTTGGTAGAAGGTCACTCTGTTGTTGCTGGAAATAACAGACCATTCTCGGGATCGATTAACTTTGTAGATGGGAGTTATATTTTTGAAGTAAAAGAACTTGGAGATGATAAATATGACGGGGAGTTTAATTTTGAAATTGGAAAAAATGATAGTGTTGTTTCTGGAAAATGGAAGGCTTATAAAAAAGTGGAAACACATGAAAGAAAATACGATCTAACAAAAAAGATATTCAACTATAATCCGAATAACAAGTTGACCAATGTTTATGTGGATTGGGAAAAGAAAAAATCTAAGATGGTTCAAGAAGAATATGATGGGCATGTTGAAAATTATCTCCAAGAAGAATATTTTGCAACAACTGAAAAGGTGTTTAATTTGAATCCTTCTTCGGCTTTATTAACTAAAAAAGAAGTAGAAAATTTATCCAAAGCAGATATTTATGTTTTAAGAAATTCAATTTATGCAAAACATGGATATTCATTTAAAAATCGTCAATTGAGAGCTTTTTTCGATAAACATGAATGGTATATTCCCGTGCATACTAACATTAAAGAGGATTTGACGGAGATAGAAAAGAATAATATTAAGTTGTTATTGGTTTATGAAAAAAATGCTGAAGAATATTATGATGAATTTGGAAGAGGTTAA
- a CDS encoding dihydrolipoamide acetyltransferase family protein, whose amino-acid sequence MAKFELKLPKMGESVAEATVTNWLKNVGDKIEMDEAVLEIATDKVDSEVPSEVAGTLVEILFNTDDVVQVGQTIAIIETEGEGEVATQVEVAAPVAEVEKTIEVAKETVAVSEDYSGSDKFFSPLVKNIAKEEGISLQELENIEGSGKGGRVNKEDILRYIENRSVQPATVKESTVAPVSAPVVQKTTPVVQNQSVAPVIPVSVNGGDEIVEMDRMRKLISKYMVESVQTSAHVQSFIEVDVTNIVKWREKIKGSFEKREGEKLTFTPIFMEVVAKALKDFPGMNISIDGDFIIKKRNINLGMAAALPNGNLIVPVIKNADQLNLVGMAKAVNDLANRARNGKLKPDDTQGGTYTVTNVGTFGSVFGTPIINQPQVGILALGAIRKVPAVIETPEGDFIGIRQKMFLSHSYDHRVVDGALGGSFVKRVAEYLEAWDINREV is encoded by the coding sequence ATGGCAAAATTTGAATTGAAATTACCTAAAATGGGTGAGAGTGTTGCAGAAGCAACTGTAACCAATTGGTTGAAAAACGTTGGAGATAAAATTGAAATGGATGAGGCTGTACTTGAAATTGCTACTGATAAAGTAGATAGTGAAGTGCCTTCTGAAGTTGCAGGAACACTTGTAGAAATTCTTTTTAATACCGATGATGTTGTTCAAGTAGGGCAAACAATTGCCATAATTGAAACAGAAGGTGAAGGAGAAGTTGCAACACAAGTTGAAGTTGCTGCTCCAGTAGCTGAAGTAGAAAAAACTATTGAAGTAGCTAAAGAAACTGTTGCAGTTTCTGAAGATTATTCAGGTTCAGACAAGTTCTTTTCTCCTTTAGTAAAGAATATAGCTAAAGAAGAAGGTATATCGCTACAAGAATTGGAAAATATTGAAGGTTCTGGTAAAGGTGGACGTGTTAATAAAGAAGATATTTTAAGATATATAGAAAATAGAAGTGTGCAACCTGCTACGGTTAAAGAATCAACTGTTGCGCCCGTATCTGCTCCTGTTGTTCAAAAAACGACACCTGTTGTTCAAAATCAATCCGTTGCACCAGTAATTCCAGTTTCTGTTAATGGTGGTGATGAGATTGTAGAAATGGATAGAATGCGTAAGTTGATTTCTAAATATATGGTAGAATCTGTTCAGACTTCTGCTCATGTACAATCATTTATAGAGGTTGATGTAACGAATATCGTTAAATGGAGAGAGAAGATTAAAGGTTCTTTTGAAAAGAGAGAAGGAGAAAAATTAACTTTTACTCCAATTTTTATGGAAGTTGTTGCAAAGGCATTAAAAGATTTTCCAGGAATGAATATTTCGATCGATGGTGATTTTATTATCAAAAAGAGAAATATCAATTTAGGAATGGCAGCTGCATTACCTAACGGAAATTTAATTGTACCTGTTATTAAAAATGCAGATCAGTTAAATCTAGTTGGTATGGCTAAAGCGGTTAATGATTTAGCGAACAGAGCAAGAAACGGAAAGTTGAAACCAGACGATACACAAGGAGGAACATATACTGTGACTAATGTTGGTACTTTTGGTTCTGTTTTCGGAACACCAATTATTAATCAACCACAAGTTGGTATTTTAGCATTAGGTGCAATTAGAAAAGTGCCTGCTGTTATTGAAACACCAGAAGGAGATTTTATTGGTATTCGCCAAAAAATGTTTTTGTCTCACTCTTATGACCATAGAGTTGTAGATGGAGCACTTGGAGGAAGCTTCGTGAAAAGAGTTGCCGAATACTTAGAAGCTTGGGATATTAATCGTGAGGTTTAA
- a CDS encoding glycosyltransferase family 2 protein: protein MQLSVIILNYNVRYFLEQCVLSVKKALEGVDGEIIVIDNDSKDDSCEMMRRQFPNVKLIENKANLGFPKGNNIAVAEAKGEYICILNPDTVVAEDTFSKIISAHEAHSSKIGIIGCKLIDGTGNFLPECKRGVPTPWVAFTKIFGLYKVFPNSFFFNRYYAQHIHENESGEVDILVGAFMVMKRDLYLNVGGFDEDCFMYSDDIDLSYMIKNLGKTNYYYHETNVIHYKGESTVRDGTYMKRFQEAMQFFYGKHFKKSFIFDLMMKIGSFAFSLMKKNQQKNKIKQIDEYIFFSKSKTLLNLPKPIKVIASFERFKRDNNKNIEIVFDTDSFSYKEIIEFMIENKSKKITFKNYISNSNYIIGSNNSNDRGEVVILK from the coding sequence ATGCAATTATCAGTAATTATTCTCAATTATAATGTTCGGTATTTCTTAGAGCAGTGTGTTTTAAGTGTGAAGAAAGCACTAGAAGGTGTTGATGGCGAAATTATTGTGATAGATAATGATTCGAAAGATGATAGTTGTGAAATGATGAGGAGACAGTTTCCTAATGTGAAATTGATTGAGAATAAAGCAAATTTGGGTTTTCCAAAAGGGAATAATATCGCTGTAGCAGAAGCTAAAGGTGAATATATTTGCATTTTAAACCCAGATACTGTTGTTGCGGAAGATACTTTCTCTAAAATCATTTCAGCACATGAAGCACATTCTTCTAAAATTGGAATTATTGGCTGTAAACTGATTGATGGAACAGGGAATTTTCTACCAGAATGTAAAAGAGGAGTGCCAACTCCATGGGTTGCGTTTACTAAGATATTCGGATTGTATAAGGTTTTTCCAAATTCATTTTTTTTTAATAGGTATTATGCGCAACATATACATGAAAATGAATCTGGCGAAGTCGATATTTTAGTAGGTGCTTTTATGGTGATGAAGAGAGATTTGTATCTAAATGTAGGGGGATTTGATGAGGATTGTTTTATGTATTCCGATGATATAGATTTAAGTTATATGATTAAGAATCTAGGGAAAACAAATTATTACTATCACGAAACAAACGTAATTCATTATAAAGGAGAAAGTACAGTTCGAGATGGAACTTACATGAAGCGTTTTCAAGAAGCAATGCAATTCTTTTATGGAAAACATTTTAAGAAATCTTTTATTTTTGATCTAATGATGAAAATTGGAAGTTTCGCGTTTAGTTTGATGAAGAAAAATCAACAAAAAAATAAAATAAAACAAATAGATGAATATATCTTTTTTTCTAAATCGAAAACTTTATTAAATTTGCCTAAGCCTATCAAAGTTATAGCTAGCTTTGAAAGGTTTAAAAGGGATAATAATAAAAATATTGAGATTGTTTTTGATACAGATTCGTTTTCGTACAAAGAAATAATAGAATTCATGATTGAGAATAAATCAAAGAAAATAACATTTAAGAATTATATTAGCAATTCAAATTATATAATTGGTAGTAATAATTCAAATGATAGAGGAGAAGTGGTTATATTAAAATAA